ttatgtattgttgctcactataaataccatcactcatctcactcttttgtacaccattacatcttcttcttcttccttataataaactatctcccttatattagtgttatttgcttcctacgggtattaaattctactcttatttaaatttctcgatactataaattataagttatttcataacagtAAAGACTTAGTCAAGAGTCTATAAACTTCTGTAGAAAAAGAGAGTATATACTTTTATTGCCATTCTCCACATATTTATCCAACAAAAATGTCTTATCACAAAAACCATTAAGACTGATTAGAGTAGAGAGCATGATTTTGAAGGCATATAAGCTAATAACTTGGAATCAGAAAGATGCATTAGGATGAAGAGTCAAGAACAGGCCTAAAACCTTCAAAAGTCCGCAAATGCTATGAGATTTTAGTTGCAATTTGCAAACACGTAAGATTTCTCTATGCTTTGCCTTTGAGCAGTAAACTGGCCTGCCTAAATGCAAACAATCAATTTATAACATGCGAGCATCCCCATTCAATGGAAGTATTTACTCATTACATATATGTAGGTTTTCCCATTCCGTTCCGTCCCGTACCGCGGCGGGTTAGTCGTCGAGCGGGTCACAGCGGGTCTGTCCCGCGCGGACTGCGGTCTTCAAAATGTCGGCCCAAACCCGTACCGCATAATATATAGGCCTTCGCGGGCCGTCCCGCGGGACGCCACCTTATCAAACCGTCTGTTACATCTTCTTTCATAAATGTTCAAGTAGAAGAGTTGTGTAAGAGAGTTGAATAGAGTTCATTAAGTTTCACTAAAGccttatcaaaatcaatgccaCAAAGCTCCGTTTGTGCTAGCGTTTTTGAGTTAAAAGCCTTCTTTTGTTATCAGCAtaagtttttattaagtttgaatctgattgagttgttgtctttgtaataatttggcTCAAGTGTTATATGTCTTCGTCAAACCAactctctttttaattatttagattgcaaaaaaaattgtgaatgaCTTTGCCAAATTATACAAGTGACGTGGTATACAACTAACTTTTCTCGTAAACAACACTATtgtaaccaatttttttttaatttaagaaaaacaccacttcacagtactgaaaacaaaatcaatcaacttaaacaagaaatatCACATTGTAATAAAGGAATTCATAGTTGTGTATAATAAATagagaaaaccaaatcaacACACCACAAGAACTCGAATCGTCATCGCTGGAGCTGAGGTCGTCATCGccggagctcgaatcatcatcaccggagctcgaatcatcatcgCCGGAACTACTTATGTTTTCTGGGGGAAAAGTCACAAAAATCGctttttctcactttttttttcgttttttcagataaaataagaaatgaagaaaaaaaatgcggGTCCATGTAATCCCGCAAGACCCGTTTCGGCCCATCCCGCAAAAGGTCCAGTCCCGCAAAGACCTGTCCCGCGAAGCCCGCAAATTTGCGAGCCTAGAAAACTCCGTTCCAATACCGTCCTGCGACAGTCCTTTACGGACCAGGCCCGCGGTCCAGATCCATAATTACCATCTCTAACTATATGTGGAATAACAACTTAAGATTATAACACAAAACaagattataaaaattttatcattataactttaatatattaaaaataattattttggacTTTTTTACCCTCTaaactctttttaaaaaaaaaacacaaaatttaaattggACCATGTGCATATGCATAGAGAGGACTGATCTCACGTACTACAtgtgagacaaaaaaaaagaaacccaaaTTTATCCTGCTGAACCGATTTTGAGAATCCGGGACGGTTCAACTATACGGATAAATAAGTTGATAACCGGAATTGCTCAAATTCTAGATAACCGGAAATGATACTAATCTAACCGACCTTGGTAAGCTAATCTCCACGGCAAAGGGTTGCCTTCCAtttagtctagtcttcttcgtCCACAATCCAATCTGAAAATCCGATCGGTGAGAGAAACCCTAATTTGGAAGAAGTCTCTCTCGCCAGTATCTTGATCGAGATTCACTTCTTGTGACACTCTGTATCTTTACTCCCCTCTTGATTCATCTCAATCCGTTGTTTCGTAGGGCTGATTAACATGGATGGAAACAAAGAAGACGCGTTGAAATGCCTGAAAATCGTCAAGGAAGCGATCAAATCTGGAGATCGAGAACGAGCTCGTAAGTTCCTTTCCAAAGCCCGTCGTCTCGATCCGGATCTCCCCATCGATGATCTCAAATCCGAGCTCAACAACCAATCAGACGAGCCACGATCTGAAAAACCTCCCGCCGCGAAAGACGCACCAAGCTCTTCATCGTCTCAGCCTTCTTTACGCCAGCGTGGAtcgtcgtcgtcttcttcaaTCTCCTACACAGAAGAACAGATCTCGATcgttaaaaatatcaaatccaaGAAAGACTACTACGAGATCCTCGGCCTCGAGAACACCTGCTCGGTCGACGACGTGAGGAAAGCGTATCGTAAACTCTCGCTGAAAGTCCATCCCGATAAGAATCCAGCTCCCGGCTCCGAGGAAGCGTTCAAGTCCGTCTCCAAGGCGTTTCAGTGCTTAAGCAACGAAGAGTCCAGGAGAAAGTACGACGTGAGTGGCTCCGACGAGCCGGTCTACCAACCAAGACGGTCCACTAACGGATTCAACGGTGGTTACTACTACGAAGACGAGTTCGACCCCAACGAGATCTTCAGAAGCTTCTTCGGTGGCGGAGGGATGATGCCTCCGGGGAATGCTCAGTTCCGTACATTCAACTTCGGAGCTACACGACATAGAGCAGCTGCTAATCATAATAATAACAATCAAGGTCAT
The window above is part of the Brassica napus cultivar Da-Ae chromosome C8, Da-Ae, whole genome shotgun sequence genome. Proteins encoded here:
- the LOC106415408 gene encoding chaperone protein dnaJ 49-like — its product is MDGNKEDALKCLKIVKEAIKSGDRERARKFLSKARRLDPDLPIDDLKSELNNQSDEPRSEKPPAAKDAPSSSSSQPSLRQRGSSSSSSISYTEEQISIVKNIKSKKDYYEILGLENTCSVDDVRKAYRKLSLKVHPDKNPAPGSEEAFKSVSKAFQCLSNEESRRKYDVSGSDEPVYQPRRSTNGFNGGYYYEDEFDPNEIFRSFFGGGGMMPPGNAQFRTFNFGATRHRAAANHNNNNQGHDAGFNARVLLQILPVILLLLLNFIPSSQPVYSLSATYPYNYKFTTEKGVNYYVRSSKFEQEYPRDSHERQNVEDEVERDYVSILSQNCRYELQRKQWGFVRETPHCDMMRKFETAASA